One window from the genome of Aricia agestis chromosome 6, ilAriAges1.1, whole genome shotgun sequence encodes:
- the LOC121728061 gene encoding uncharacterized protein LOC121728061, translating to MDSDWGSLPLLPLRCVLENLNTADALAAMSTCRHWRSAMHLYEGHKDALKLRVKQMDKNILLTRLFKRHIKKLHIYVNSNKEDLDYFMNHILLQYLDTHKLHELIFIGPTYLLQNKQAPIVRLNRVLTESLMLKHADCLHRLMMLGCELSPLRNEVDSYSQKLVEQYAKPLHFTPAAPPADAYAYRSNIVISNFTALHFLTVDYELINNVNVETLSELRLSQLTLNVGLRRVHRLPRVCWPRDLRVAVNVINVPQRKMHDVMHSILTEGLYLVSLKVMFCKTLYAPMINHVVRLFKATLQELVWVDSPYEADPSGHIDPDDLPETEFDTTNVNPLILLCWQCIHLRRLVLHGYWIWQYELVGLVRLRKSLEALEVSAVYERSERFGGGMMRVHAHDRPRPLHETHLQQVNDYTGFLWRPCPWDELHPGLRAGSTPAQRACYVLRECAVR from the exons ggATGCTCTGAAACTACGAGTGAAACAGATGGACAAGAACATACTGCTGACGAGGCTGTTCAAGAGACACATCAAGAAGCTCCACATATACGTAAACAGCAACAAGGAAGACCTGGATTACTTCATGAACCACATACTGCTGCA gtACCTGGACACACACAAACTGCACGAGCTGATATTCATCGGGCCGACGTATCTGTTGCAAAACAAACAGGCCCCCATCGTGAGACTCAACCG GGTCCTGACTGAGAGTCTAATGTTGAAGCACGCTGACTGCTTGCATCGACTAATGATGCTGGGATGCGAACTGTCACCTTTGAGGAACGAGGTTGATAGCTATTCG CAAAAGCTAGTAGAGCAATACGCGAAGCCGCTGCACTTCACGCCAGCGGCGCCGCCCGCAGACGCCTACGCGTACCGCTCCAACATCGTCATATCCAACTTTACTGCGCTGCAT TTCCTAACGGTGGACTACGAGTTGATAAACAATGTGAACGTGGAAACGCTGTCGGAGCTGCGGCTGTCGCAGCTGACGCTCAACGTGGGACTGCGGCGCGTGCACCGCCTGCCACGCGTCTGCTGGCCGCGCGATCTACGCGTCGCCGTCAACGTG ATCAATGTTCCTCAGCGTAAGATGCACGATGTGATGCACAGTATTCTCACGGAGGGGCTGTATCTGGTCTCGTTGAAAGTCATGTTTTGTAAAACG TTGTACGCGCCGATGATAAACCACGTGGTGCGACTGTTCAAGGCGACGCTGCAGGAGCTGGTGTGGGTGGACAGCCCGTACGAGGCCGACCCCTCCGGACACATCGACCCCGACGACCTGCCCGAGACGGAG TTCGATACAACCAACGTAAATCCGTTGATACTTCTCTGCTGGCAGTGCATCCATTTGAGAAGACTAGTGCTCCACG GCTACTGGATCTGGCAGTACGAACTAGTGGGTCTGGTGCGGCTTCGCAAATCGCTCGAGGCGCTGGAGGTGTCCGCCGTGTACGAGCGCTCGGAGCGGTTCGGCGGCGGCATGATGCGTGTGCACGCGCACGACCGCCCACGCCCGCTGCACGAGACGCACCTGCAG CAAGTGAACGACTACACCGGTTTCCTGTGGCGTCCTTGCCCGTGGGACGAGTTGCACCCGGGCCTGCGTGCCGGCTCCACCCCCGCGCAGCGCGCCTGCTACGTGCTGCGAGAATGCGCCGTGCGCTAA